TTGTTACAGTTATCAAACAATATATTGAGTCACACAATCAAAATCCAAAAATATTTGTCTGGACTGCTTCTGTCGAATCTATTATGGATAAAATCGCTATAAGTAAAGATCTGTTAGAGACACTACAATAGGAACAGCAATAGCCTTTTATCCGGAAAGGAAGAGATAAAATGATAAGCAAAAAAATTATTTTTACAGTTTTATTATTTTCGATAATTTTTCCCGTCAGGAACACAGTTTTTGCTGTTTCCGTGGAAGAAATGATGAAGGAATTGAAATGCCCCAAGGACCAGGAGAGTTTGGAACATCAACACGGCTGTCCTGAACATAAAGAGATGCTTTCATTATTGGAACAATTGGTAAAGGATGGAAAAACTAAAGACGAAATTTTAAATATCTTTGCCGATAAATTCGGGCCGGAATCTCTTGTTAATGTTCAGATGAAAGGATTCGGTTTGTTATCTTATCTGGTGCCAATTTCAGGGTTATTTTTAGTGTTTATTTTGATTTTTATAATCATAAAAAAATGGGTTAAAAGAGAAGAAAAAATTTATCAGCACGAACAGGAGATGGTTAATGCCTCTTCCGATTTTCAGGATTATGATATAATATTTGAAGAAGAATATGAAAAATTTAAAAAAGAGGAATAGGAATAAAGGAGCGTAAATGATTCTTGTTGTTGCAGTTATATTTTCAGTATTATCTGTTCTTTATATTCTATATCCGATTTTTTTAAAAAAAGCTAAAAATGAAACCGTTACAGGAAAAGGTGTAGAAGAGCAAATGAACATCCTCATCAAGCAAAAAAAACAGATTTATTCTCTGCTAAAAGATCTGGAATTTGAATATGAGACAAATAAGATTTCAAAAAAGGATTTTGAAAAATTGAGGGAAGAATATAAGATAAAGGCCATTCTCATCATTAAAGAAATAAAAGGCCAAAATATAGAATGCAAAAACTGATACAGGAAATTGCGTTTTTATCAACCGAACTCTGGAAGGAATTTATTTATGTCCTGCCGTTTTTTATTTTAGGCGTGGCAATCGATTCAGTTATCAGGACATTCAAGCTTCATTTGAAACTGCGAAGCGCGATCGAAAAATTGGGATATTTTGCCATTCCCGGGGCAATGCTTGCCGGGGTATTGAGTCCTGTTTGCGCCTGCGGTATACTTCCCGTGGCCGTTTCACTCCTTATTAACGGTGTTCCCCTGGCTCCTGTAATGACTGTTCTGGTGTCCAGCCCGTTAATGAGTCCGAGCGCATATACATTGACGGCATGGGAGTTAGGCAGGGATTGGGCTAATGCCAAGATTGTTTCAAGCATTTTTATGGGGCTGTTTGCAGGATATGTTACTCTTTTTTTCCAAAAAAAGTATTTCAAGTCAAATGAGCTTTTCAAAGGTGAAACACCGAAGCACGATGTGCACGACCCTGATGCTGATCCAAGGATTCAATGTTTGTGCCATGATAAATTAAGCAACCGCCTTGCAAGCGAAGGTAAAAACAAGTTTATTATTTTCGGAGCAAAATTCCTGGAAGGGTTCTGGGCCATAGGTAAATTTACTTTAATAGGCCTGACAGTGGAAATTATCGGGCTGAGATATCTTCCGACCGAACTGATAGAAAAGGTTATTTATTCCCGCAGTCCGTGGATGATTCCCATTGTAATTATTTCAAGCGTCCCCCTTCATGTAAATCAAATAACAGCTGCGGCAATTCTTTATGGTTTTATAGAAAAAGGCATGACGATTCCGTGGGGTGTGGGGATGGCTTTTTTAGTCGGCGGTCCTGTGACCGCTTTGCCTGTAATGGCAACATTTCTGGCAATGTTCAGGAAAAGGGTTTTTTGTTTGTATCTTGGAATCTGCCTCATTGGTTCATTAATCGTGGGATATACTTTTTATTTTTTAGGGAAACAGTTGGGGTAAAATTTAAAACAAAAAATATTACAAGAAAGGTGTTAATTATGGGATGTTGTAATCAGGACCATGAACATGCGAAAGCTTTTGAGGGTAAGTGGTACCAGTTTCCCCCTATTCGCAATGCTTCTATAGCAGGAGTTATTACAGGACTGGCGTTTCTGCTTGCCCACTTGTTTCACATACCATCATGGATCGAGAAAGCATTATATGTAGTAGCAATGCCTGTCGGTGGTTATTACTGGATACAGGAAGGAATTGAACAGATCAGGGAAGAGCATGAAATCAGCATCGATGTCCTCATGCTTGCGGCGGCTGTCGGCGCAATGATACTTGGCATGTGGGACGAGGCGGCAACGCTGGTTTTTCTCTACGGCATAGCGGAGGGAGTGGAAGAGTTTACCTACTCGAAAACCAGGCATTCCATCACGAAACTGCTTGATCTTGTTCCGAAAGAGGCATATCTTTTAAAAGACGGGAAAGAGATAGTTATTCCCGCAGAACAGTTGAATGTGGGTGATTTGTTCCGTGTGCGCCCCGGCGAGACCATTGCTACTGATGGTATCGTTATCGATGGCCGGTCGAGCGTCAATGAGGCTCCGGTCACCGGCGAGTCGATACCTGTTGAAAAAAACAAAGGCATGAAAATTTTTGCTGGAACATTGAACAAGGAAGGCGCGTTGACAATCCAGGTAACAGCTTCATTTCAGGATAATACACTGTCAAAGATCGTCCATCTTGTCGAGGAAGCCCAGGAACAAAAGAGCAAAAACCAATTGTTCATTGAAAAATTCGGGAGGAAATATTCTCCAATCGTTCTTCTTACTGCATTATTGCTGACTGTAGTCCCTCCTTTGTTCGGCGCAAGTCTTTCCGTGTGGGCTATACGGGCAGTGGTTTTGCTTGTTGCCGCCGCGCCATGCGCTTTGGTAATGTCCACGC
This genomic interval from bacterium contains the following:
- a CDS encoding cytochrome c-type biogenesis protein CcmH — its product is MISKKIIFTVLLFSIIFPVRNTVFAVSVEEMMKELKCPKDQESLEHQHGCPEHKEMLSLLEQLVKDGKTKDEILNIFADKFGPESLVNVQMKGFGLLSYLVPISGLFLVFILIFIIIKKWVKREEKIYQHEQEMVNASSDFQDYDIIFEEEYEKFKKEE
- a CDS encoding permease codes for the protein MQKLIQEIAFLSTELWKEFIYVLPFFILGVAIDSVIRTFKLHLKLRSAIEKLGYFAIPGAMLAGVLSPVCACGILPVAVSLLINGVPLAPVMTVLVSSPLMSPSAYTLTAWELGRDWANAKIVSSIFMGLFAGYVTLFFQKKYFKSNELFKGETPKHDVHDPDADPRIQCLCHDKLSNRLASEGKNKFIIFGAKFLEGFWAIGKFTLIGLTVEIIGLRYLPTELIEKVIYSRSPWMIPIVIISSVPLHVNQITAAAILYGFIEKGMTIPWGVGMAFLVGGPVTALPVMATFLAMFRKRVFCLYLGICLIGSLIVGYTFYFLGKQLG